Part of the Trichoderma asperellum chromosome 1, complete sequence genome is shown below.
GCAGGAGACAAGGTTTTGTTGAGTCGTAAAACAGATCTTCCAGCTTCATCGCAGCTAGAATTTTCTATCGCGAAGCACAGTAGCACCTTCAAATTGTGGTAACCGATCGGAACTTCACGGACTGCTAAGGAAAAATCGGCCAATGGAATTGCTGCAATATTCTCAAATACAAGCTCCCTTCTTGCATAGTAATTGGGAGGAAATTGTATCTAAATGTAGGGCTCTATTTCGTATCTGCATCTCGAAGAGTCGAATACAGTCGAGTGTAGGCGTCCCCTGTTTCTAACGTAGATGCTGGCTAAAAGAGTATATATGTTCTCTTTATTCTCGAAACTCTTGTCCTTTGCCTGTTCGTGGAGAATCTGATATTTGGCCCACTTAGTATATCTCGTGGATATCTTTTGAGAGTTAGAAAAGCAAGAATCCATCCTCAAATGGAGGATATACCAAGCTAGAAAATTGGACAACGATCGGGCAACTGTACATACTCACGTTAGTCGACGTTTGCGCCTCAAAATGCTGACGAAGTGGAATTCTTCAGTTCGTTGAAAACATTGCTCTCCATGAAATAGAAATGCCTCCAACTCGATGGTTCTCAGGCTCGAGAGCTTCAAGGAAACGATTTCGGGACAGCCAGAGAATTGTGCCTTCTATGACGAAGCGGAGCGATGAAATGCCAAGGTTGTCCATCTGCAACCCAGTTTATCGTGTAGAGAAGAGGCGGTAATAGAGATGAATAAATACAGGACCTCAATAggtataagaaaaaaaatcgaaaagGCAGCTGTTTGAGTTTTGTGCGTCATAGTAGGAACTAGTCAAGGCCAGTTAAAAGGCACCGCTTGACAGCTGACTTCACAACTGCTAACTAGAGAGGTATGGTGCCGTATTACAGAGGCGTATTCGGTACATCTTCAGCTCATCTCGCCCTGGACAATAATTCATCGATGTTACATTTACCAGCCTGAGTCCAGCTAGTTATCAACCTGCACAGCGCTCAACTCGGCTATGAGGCTGCCGATGATCCCAGCCCAGTGTCTACTTCGTACTAGCCTGCCGAAACGATGGGCGATCTGGCAACCGATCTGGATATGTGACCCCCACATCACTAATACATAAATTGGGCGGATTTCCCACAGCTTTGTTGTTTCAAGAGCCCCAAGCATATCGGCATGGTATTTCTATTCCTAGAGCATAAATCGAGTTAACAAATCTTCTACCAAGGTAAGTAGATATAGAAGTTGTCTTTACAAGCGATATTATTGGTGGAACTGACATATCGATAGACTGGATCTCTTATCTATCACGATGCTCTTCTCGCTTAGCTTGCTGTCAACCCCGGCTAAAACTCCGCTTCAACCGGGACGTTTATCCCCATGGGGTTATTAATTGTAACGTTACGCGATTGAATAGAGGACCGGTGAGGACAATGGCCAATTTGGGAGCATCATGGCATACGTATTTATGGATTATGACGGCCTTTCTTGGCGTGAAGGACATCCCTCGCAGAGGCCAATGCTAGGTGGAAGAGAAGCATTGTCGCAGCAATGAGGTTTCTCTTAGTAGTCGTGGGATTGGTTTCCCTAGGTAATGTTCAAGATCAATCTGGAAGACTTCATTGAGTTCTAACAAAGTAGACAGCTCGCTCGGAACTTTTGGGTATACCGACTGTGCCATTCAACATCACCTCTGACAAGACATATGATTTGAGAAATCTCCACGCGATTGTTGTCGACCTCGCGCACTCTACTACTCGTGACCAGGATGGCCTAACCTTGATTCCTCCCTCTTTGTGGGAGTTTGCAGAGACTTTCCAAGGTGATCTTGCTGGTATTGGAGTCAATGCCGTCTTGCTGCCGGGCTCCAAGGCCATTGCAAATGCAATTTACCTGACTCTTGATAATGACAAGTCGCAATTCGTCAATGCCGCGGGAAACAAGACCTCAGAAGGTTACCGTCTCTCTGTCACTTCTTCAGGGATCACCATCAGCGGTGCGAGCCCTCTTGGAGCATGGTGGGGAACGCGAACAGTCCTTCAGCAGGCGTTGATCAACGATAAGAAGTTGAAGATTGGAAGGGGTGTTGATTCCCCAGGATGGTCTGAGAGAGGCATGATGGTAAGCAGCTCTCACAGTATTATCAGTCTCAGGAGCAAAAAAAGTAACTGACTATTTATTGTCGTTCACCTACTCAAGCTCGACGTTGGCCGCCACTATTACCCGGCAGACTTTCTCGCACAGCTGTGCTCCTACTTGTCATTCTTCAAGCAAAATGTCTTCCACCTTCATCTCAGCGACCATGTCTGGGATCCCGCCAAGCTCGGTACCCATGAACTTGCCCTCGAGCTTTATGCTGGTTTCCGCATCGCCTCCACGGATCCAGCAGTTGCCGGACTTGCCAGGCCAACAAATGAAACGTACAGCCCGTATGTTTTCGATAACTTGCAGCAAAAGTGTGCAAGCCGCGGTGTAACCATCATACCCGAATTTGAATCACCCGGACACTCAATAGCAACCACAGACTGGAGGCCCGAGATTGCTCTCTCTGACTTTAGTATGCTAAACTTGAGTCATCCAGAGACGCTTCCAACAGTCAAGTCGTACTGGAAGGCTGCCATCAACAACTTCCATTCCAAGATTGTGCACATTGGGGCAGACGAGTACGACAGCAACTTTATTAACGAGTACAGCACCTTTGTCAACGATATGAGTGCATACATCCAATCCATCTCTGGTAAAAGCACTCGTATCTGGGGCACTTTCCCTCCTTCATATAAACCAGGCTCTATCAACGTCAACAAAGACGTGACGATTCAGCATTGGCAGATCGGCCAGGATAACGGACTGTTCGACTTCATTGACAACGGCTACACCATTGTTAACAGCGATGACTACTTTTACCTTGATGTCAAGTATTCAGACGGCAACGTTTATCCTAAAGAGCTCGACATTCAGCGCGTTTTCCACGGATCTCCCGACGGCAGTGCATTTGCGCCCAACATTCTCGACAACGCCAACGCCACCAACAACCCTCCTCGAGACAGTCCCAACGTGCTTGGACACTTGGCTGTTGTGTGGAATGACTGGGGTCCAAATGCCAGCACCTATCACGAGGCTTACTACATGGTCCGCAACGGTTTGCCTGCTCTAGCTGATAAGCAATGGGGTGGCTCGCTGCAAGAGGAGGACTATGCCGGTCTATTTGCCACGCTGCAGCCTGCCGTGCCAGATCAGAATCTCGACCAACGGATTCCTTCCAAGGGCCCAACGATTCTATCATACAGCTTCGGCAGCAACATTGTATCATCTTTATCAGGCACCGTTCAAGACGGCTCTGGAAACGGCTATCACGGCAGTCTCCAAAACGGTGCCTATGTGAGTGGCGGCGCTCTCCAGCTCAGCGGACACAGCGCCTATCTCAAGACTCCTCTCACGAGCAAGGGACGCAACTACAcgctctctttctctgtGCTTCCGAAATCCCACGGCGGTGCGCTCTTCTCGGGCCCAGACAGCAGCTTCctcaacggcaacggcacGTCAACCAACCTCATGCTCGTTTCCGACAACATTGCTTACCCAGTCAATCTGACACTGCCGCTGAACAAATGGAGCGACGTCAAGGTTGAGGCCATTGGCCCGCAGACTTTCATCTCGGTCGGCGCTCAGCGCCAAGAAGTGACTATCTTGATGGGCATCTGGGGAGGATACATGGAGGAGGGGCCGATGGCGATTGAGGCGCCACTTGCGGCGATTGGAAAGGGAATTAACGGGCAgatgaagaatataaagCTGTCTAGTGACGTATTATAAACCAGCTAGCTTCCAAATATCTaattgtaatttttttttctgacgAGTGCAGTTTGGTTGGTAAAAGATAAAGTCATGATGGCTCACTTGAGCGGCATGTAAGTGAGTGAGGCTGACGCCACAAATGGATTCACAAGCTCTCATTTCatacaaacaaaaaaaaattcaccaTTGCCATTGTATTTCGAAAGAATGAGGTATCGATTTTATCATACACGTGCAGATCATTCTTTATGTAATAGATGGCGAGCAATCTGTCCCGTTATTCTCACATGTCGGTGGAGAGCGCATGATGTAATTCGCTGGCAACGACACGACTCTATGAGCTCATAGACTCGCCTCCaatatgaatatatatactccCGTACAGCGATGAATGAAAGAATGTTAATACACACAAACACAAGATTTACAATCATATTCGCATCAAtcaataattaaaagaaacCCATATTTGCCATGTCTGAACATCCCGCACACTACTCGGGCGAATTCCACGCTCGCCGTCCGCCATCTGAACCCATGATGAAAGGGGGAGTAAGTCATGACTAAACAAATTCGCGATAAAGGATACTATTCTACATTCAAGTTCTCATACTAACGGCGTAATTTCTACAGCACCAGCCTGGCATCAAAGTCGGCAACGATCGCCTCCCAGAATCTCACCTCGAAATCCACCCCCCAGGAACAGCCCCAGCAGAAGCATCATTCCGACCAAACCCCATTTCAGAAGTCCCCGGCCAGGCCAACAACCCCGAAGTCGATCTCTCTGCTCGGTCAGACCCTCTAGACTTTCCCGGCGCTACATCAAAGGATGTGAACTGGGGCTACGGCCGTCCAGAGGAGGGTCTCGAAGGCCGAGAGGTAGCCTCACAAGTACCTGGAAAGAAGCACACCGGCAC
Proteins encoded:
- a CDS encoding uncharacterized protein (SECRETED:SignalP(1-16)~CAZy:GH20~antiSMASH:Cluster_1.8), with product MRFLLVVVGLVSLARSELLGIPTVPFNITSDKTYDLRNLHAIVVDLAHSTTRDQDGLTLIPPSLWEFAETFQGDLAGIGVNAVLLPGSKAIANAIYLTLDNDKSQFVNAAGNKTSEGYRLSVTSSGITISGASPLGAWWGTRTVLQQALINDKKLKIGRGVDSPGWSERGMMLDVGRHYYPADFLAQLCSYLSFFKQNVFHLHLSDHVWDPAKLGTHELALELYAGFRIASTDPAVAGLARPTNETYSPYVFDNLQQKCASRGVTIIPEFESPGHSIATTDWRPEIALSDFSMLNLSHPETLPTVKSYWKAAINNFHSKIVHIGADEYDSNFINEYSTFVNDMSAYIQSISGKSTRIWGTFPPSYKPGSINVNKDVTIQHWQIGQDNGLFDFIDNGYTIVNSDDYFYLDVKYSDGNVYPKELDIQRVFHGSPDGSAFAPNILDNANATNNPPRDSPNVLGHLAVVWNDWGPNASTYHEAYYMVRNGLPALADKQWGGSLQEEDYAGLFATLQPAVPDQNLDQRIPSKGPTILSYSFGSNIVSSLSGTVQDGSGNGYHGSLQNGAYVSGGALQLSGHSAYLKTPLTSKGRNYTLSFSVLPKSHGGALFSGPDSSFLNGNGTSTNLMLVSDNIAYPVNLTLPLNKWSDVKVEAIGPQTFISVGAQRQEVTILMGIWGGYMEEGPMAIEAPLAAIGKGINGQMKNIKLSSDVL
- a CDS encoding uncharacterized protein (EggNog:ENOG41), which encodes MSEHPAHYSGEFHARRPPSEPMMKGGHQPGIKVGNDRLPESHLEIHPPGTAPAEASFRPNPISEVPGQANNPEVDLSARSDPLDFPGATSKDVNWGYGRPEEGLEGREVASQVPGKKHTGTKIHEHGRKKEGAGLGAVAANANASDPVREHGWDLPEGVEKGTKGKGSSDWPGAEEREAVKADEVAAERS